The genomic stretch CGACTACGCCACCCGGCGCGAGCAGTTCAGGTTCTTCGGCGACGCAATGAAGCCGGCGAAGCTCAGGACCTATGCCGAGCTCATGGTCCGTGAAGTCGAGGTACGTAATAATCATGCATCGACCTAGCTAGCACTACATTCACGTGTTGCTTTCGTAGAACACATAGGTTTTTTACGTGTCATCACGTGACTAAACATGGTCTGCAGAGCCACTTCGCGAGATGGGGACAGTCCGGCACGGTTGATCTGAAGCAGGAGCTGGAGCACGTTGTGACGCTCATCACCAGCCGGTGCCTGCTGGGCGCCGCGGTCCGGGAGAAGATGTTCGGCGAGGTCGGGACGCTGCTCCGCGAGCTCAACGACGGGATGCGCCTCGTCACCATCCTCTTCCCGCACCTACCCATccccgcgcaccgccgccgcgacgcggCGCGCGCCAGGCTCGGCGAGATATTCACCGACATCGTCAGGTCCCGCAAGCGCCTgaacgaggacgacggcggccgccccGACCGCCCCGACGACATGCTGCAGTGCCTGATCGACGCCCGGTACAAGGACGGCCGCGGCACGACGGAGGCGGAGGTCGTCGGGATGCTCGTCTCGGCTCTCTTCGCGGGGCAGCACAacagctccagcgccgccacctGGACCGGGGCGCGCCTCCTCACCCACACCAAGCacctgcgcgccgccgtcgaggagcaGGCGCGCGTCGCGGCGCTGCACGGGGCCGGCCGCGCCGATCACTACGCCGCCCTGCAGGAGATGGACACCCTCCACCGCTGCGTCAAGGAGGCCCTGCGGCTCCACCCGCCGGCGCTGATGCTGCTCCGCCACGCGCGCCGGGGGTTCGCGGTGCGCGACAGGGACGGGCGCGAGTACGAGGTGCCCGAGGGACACGCGGTGGCGAGCCCGCTGGTGATCCACAACAGGCTGCCGGAGGTGTACGAGGAGCCCGACAAGTACGACCCCGACCGGTTCGGGCCACGGAGGGCGGAGGAcagggccggcggcgcgctggcGTACGCGTCGTTCGGCGCCGGGCGGCACATCTGCGTCGGCGAGGCGTTCGCGTACATGCAGATCAAGGTGATATGGAGCCACCTGCTGAGGAACTTCGAGCTGGAGCTGGTGTCGCCGTTCCCCAAGACGGACTGGAACGTGGTCATGCCGGGGCCCAAGGGGAAGGTGATGGTCAGCTACAAGAGACGGCAGCTGCCTAGTGCTGCCTGATGCCCTGAGCCATGGGCTCTGTTTGGAAATCAGACATCCCGCTCTCATGGAACAGAATCGGAATCAGACATCTCGCATTCATGAAACAGTTCAATTCTCGTAGGAATATAAAAGAATCCCAGTGTTCCAAGGTCTGAATTCCACTGTGCGCACTCCGCATGTCGTTAGCCTTGTATGATAGGAGCTAGTTTATGTAATACCACTAAATAAAGTCCTCGTCGTCTCTTCAGCACAATACGTGTTTGgggaaaaaatattttacaGCACAGCAAAGTCAAGATTTGCACCATAATCATTTGCATATGCTCAGTTTACATTCTTGTTCCCTAGTCCTTGCTAACTGCAcgtcatttaaaaaaaaacaaaaaaagctTTACCAGAAACCTATATAAACCAAAGGAAGTCGGTACATAAACCTTTTGTAATAACCCATCTTACATGAACAAGAATCATGCTATTTTCAAAATATAATGTGCTAAAATAGAATGCACCGAACTAGTCAAAACTCAGTGTTCCAAATACCTTTACTTGTTGCATTCTGTATTGCCAGTAGACAGATTTGCTATCGACAGTTAAGTCAACACACTTGCACTCGCTTCTAGCTCCAGCACAAGCCTTGGTGAAAagaatatatatacacaatgcTGCTGGTATTTTTCCCACCACACTGTTTCCATAAAAGATCAGCAATACACCATGGCCTTCTGAGTACCTATTGAAAGATTTCTTCTGTATATGTGTTCTAAACCAAAATGAAGATTCTTGGCTGGAACTTCAGATTGTGCAACTATAAAACATCAAGGCAATGGAGACAGTAACGGTTAAGGATCTTCTCAACAAGACTGTTGGACTCAGGCACCAGCGTAGATGTAATGCCGTTCCAAAAATGGAAAGTGGTGGAGTCATTCACAATCCTAGAAAAGATTGCATCATGGTGTGCTTTCTCGACCATGTTATCTGGCTCTGAAAAATATCTGCAGTACAACAACATCATGATGAGTATGCATGTCTCTGATTTGTAGCTAGCACTCAGCTTCCAGCCAAACATATGAAGAGTTGGTAATTACTTTACAGTGATACATATAACAAATAAATGTAAGGAGCACCGAGGGCTTTTAGGTGGTTGAACATGACAAATGAGCTACGAAATTCAGGATCATGAAAAAGTGAGGATAAAAGACTGAATAAAACGCAAAAGTGTTATAATACTAGATACAAAATATTATAATTTGATATTATCTTTCAGGGTGAGATGGCAACCGATAATTGTAAAATATAGCTTCTGGGTAGTAAAATTGACCAAACATAGTCAGCACAGATGGATGAATAGAAATCATACCTCATAATATTGGTAGAACTTATAGGGTAAAATGTAGCAGAGGGTTCCAATTTTGTGTCAAGGTGCCCCATATTTTCATCTGCCTTGCTAGACAGATTGCTTATTACTCTTGTCATAAGTTCAGCACCATTCCATTGCAAGAGGGTATCATCATATGTCGAATAGAACTCTTTAAGGCACTCCTCCAATAAAGGGCTGCAACCAGCACAAACGAAGTGAGAAACTCTAAATGTGTGCTAGCAGTAGCCATAGTCAATCATGTAAGTGCTCACATCTGACACCTAGTTACAAATAATATTTAGTACTTTGGTGTACTAAAAAGAAAATATGGATATTGTCCTTTTTTTCTGTGAATCAATAGAAATGCAGACTTCATCTGTTTGTTACAGATTACATGATGGTATAAATAATTTAACTTAAATGAAGTTTTATCAAAAATAGAAGGATAAAATCATACAGCATTGTACCTATGCTTTTCAAATGCTAGCACAGCGCCACTATAACTGGAATTTCCAGGTACATGGTTTGCGGCACCAATAGTATTCCGGAGCGATGTTAAAGGTTTAAGTACAATAACATCAGAGTCAAGGTATATTCCACCATATCTGCATGCGAAGCATAGAGAAATAAATTAATCATATTCATCACAAAGAACAGCAAACTAATACTCAAGATTACATTTATGTTCTAAATTCTGGCTGATATCAGTGTCACACTCATCAACATTCATGAAAACATACTTACCATATTATTGGTTTGGTAATTAAAATTAAGGTTAAAGGCTTCAAGCTATTTAGTGAAAGAAAGTTCCAAACATTATTTGCCAATCAATTATTTTCTATACTGGGAAGGTTGATAACAAAAGGTATGGTTTTAATCTCAAACTATTTGCCATTGTTCAGATCTAAAAATAAGGACATTCTCTGTAGATAATATCTCAAGTTCTCAACTAAACCAAATGGGTTAAGAACTGAGAATCAGTGTGTACGGCTGAAGCTTACTTCACAAACTACAAGGTGCTCTGGTAGTATTAATTAGTGGGCACAATCGCATCCTAACGGGGTGCTTGGTTTGAGAGGCCACCTAATTCTAGGATTGGTTGTGCCAACATGGGAGTGTGGCACCATCTCTTTTCGTTTTTTGTAGGGTCACACTAGCAGCTAGCCCTCATTTTATAGCCTTGTGCTTGTGCAGGAAAAGGTGGAGGCGGACAAATAAGTTAGTAAACTTCAGGGTTATGATCAGATAGTCCATTCACAATATGACTCCCCAAACAACCATTCTGTTAGATTCTCTGCTGCTTGTGAACCGATCTAATTCAGTATCGTTCTGAAGTTCCAAAATTACAACTGGAGATGCCTGATTGTTCAGAGTTACTTAAACTACTGTATTTTCAGCTGGTAATTTCCCTTTTCATGTTATTTACTCGGTGCCAAATTGCCTGCTAAGCTGATAAGGAGTGCTAGAGCCTAGACTGATAAAATTGTTCATTATCTGTTTCTTAAGGTAACTCTTTTGCCAAGAATTACTGCAAAGGATTTTTCTGCTCAAATATAAAGATGTAGCATTATCCCTCAAAGCTCTTTTTTCTGATAGAATGCAAAGCAAACAGTGCATGTCTCCAAACAACTTCTGGAACTTGTGTACTTGAGTTTTTGTATTGTCTTACTTGTAAAGAGCAGCAAGGCGTACTAGCTCACTGTAGTGCAACGGGTAATATTTTGTCTGCCGCCATTCATACCACACTGATGCAAACTCATGAGTTGGAGTGCTTTCCAAAAGTTCGTCAAGATCCGGCACTGCAACAGCAACTTTATATCTGCAAGAGAAATATAGCTCTATGAATAGCAACTCGTATGTGGACATGGATGTAGctaaaataattataacttaaACTGGTTACAAGCAAGGCTCATAGTATTAATGAGTCATGCAAAGTACATACTCTTTACTAATAGAAATGGCGCACAATCTCATACCCGTTCAttcgaagaagaagaaaagcaaaGTACATACAAGTCACAGTGTCTAACATGTAATGTTTTTAAGAGTTCAGATGTAATTCTAAGCTAATAAAAGATAGTTTAATTATATAATTAAGTGAGGTTAATCCTGAAAATACACAGTTTGACCCCTGCAATTAGTAGATTGTAATAAGACAAATCCATAAATGTTCCTACAAATGACACTGCCAATAACTTGCCACAAAGTTAGCGGTGAACAGCATCCCTTTCCTGAAAAATACTAGACACTAGGCAAGCGATGGGGTGGTGCCTCAGAGCTGCTCACAGGCCAGATGGCAGTTAGGAGGTAGGCAGGAGGCTGGGATGGTGGCATCTACAGTCTAGGTGCCACCTAGACAGGTGACACAATCACCTTTCAGCTAATTAAGGGGAATAAAGATACAGGTACTTCTAATTACAGAAATTGCTATTTACGTTACATTAGCTCATGCATGACAATCAGTGTCCATACAGGACAATAAACAAGTAACTACACTTCATGAGCTACATCCATTGGATTGCGTTTTAAAGCAAACCAATCAGGAAAAAGTGTAAAACGGGTGGAAAGTTTAAAAGTTGGGTGGCAAACGGCAAAGGTTAATCAAGTTCTAGGTGTATCATTTGCAATATTTGAGAAATGATAACTTGTAAACAAAATCATGTCATCAGGAAAAGATGTGTTTCATACAACCCCAACTATATGATGCGACTTCACTCATCCACGAGAATTGATAAAACAACATCCTATAGTATACTTATTCTGCAATATAAATGCATTTCAGCATATAAACTGATTGGGATACGTGGACAACATGTAGATCTGATAAAAATCGAGAATCAATAATAGTGCATCCTGTTTTTTCTCATAGTGCAAATGTACAATATATGCATTCGACATCCTGATAAACTGAATTCAATCCTTAAATACTACGTAGATCCTATATAATACAACACCAATTCAGAATTGCTAGCAAGATGTTTCACGTTTTCGGGTTCGAATTatgcattttcttttgtttaggGTCTAGTGTTAGGCTGTTAGCTACTAAATTAACAATTTCAATTAAGTGCATTCTAAAGATATGGAGGCTAGAGTTGTGTATCAACAGAACATACCCTTCCTTCACAAATTCCCGGAAGGATTCTAGCTCCAGCGTCTCCGATAGCATGACTACACAGGCTTCCAGGTGCTGCTTGAGCAGGCTCTCGAGTCCACGCTGGTGTCGGACACCATACGCCCACTGTGGGCTGTTCCAGACCATGAACACCCTCATGGAGCACTTCCCAAGCTCGAAGAATCTCTCCATGAACTCCGAGAACCCCAAATGTGGATCAATGCCAGGGAAATAtccccacctcctccccttctGTTGCTTCTCCTTCACAGTTGCTCTCATGCCCTGCTTGTTCTCGTAAGATTGGAGCCTACGCCGCTCAAAATTCTTGGACGCGGGCTTGTCGAGCTCAGCTAGTAGCATCCGCTGCACCATGCGGTCCCCACGGGTGAGGGAGGTGAGGCCGGGGCTGTCGGGGTCCTGGAGCAGCGGGTGATTGCGCGGATTGAGGGACTCCAGGTTGGAGCGGAGCATGCGATCGCGCCGGAGGTAGTCGGCCTTACCCTCGAGCCACCGCGCCCACCCAGCCCGGAGCCTCGTCTCGGCGCTTTTGGCGGAAGCGGGCTTCAGGAGTAGGGCGTCCTCGATGCCGGCGATGGACGAGATCTCCACCCGCAATTCCAGATCCACCAGCTCGTCGTCCGAtccgaaggcggcggcggcgatccggCGCGGGGAGTCGAGGCGGGGCAGCCCAGCGGACAGGGATTCGCCGGCTGCGGGGAGGCGGAACGGCAGGCGGGCTGCGCCGGCGACGTGATCCCAGACGAGGGacgtggcggccgccgcggaggcggaggcgtcgTCGGCCGCGTCGGCGCCCGCGGCGTCCTCGTCCAGCACGTCGAGCTCGTCGATGCGGTCGTCGTCGGGGTTGGCGACGGAGCCTCCGCCACcgtcggtggcggtggtggtggtgacggtGAGCAGCGGGTCGAGCGCGGCGGCCACGTCCTCGTCGACGTCTTCGtcggcgaggagggcggcggaggagttggagtcggcggcggtggtggagtgcGAGCGGGAGGTGGGGAaggtggaggacgacgacgacgagaggCGCGAGTGGAGGACGGCGAGggagaggagcaggaggagcgcggcgacggcggcgcagaGCTGCGGGCCCAgcccggagcgccgccgcgccgggtgGGAGTGCGTGCGCGGCAGCATGTCGGCACGAGGGGAGGCCGCTGCAAGCTGCGACGCCGCTTTCCCCTCCCCCGCACCAGCAGCCGCGCGACGGGGGATTTCTTCGTGTTTAAACCACGCCGACGCCTGGTAGCAGTTCGCGCGGCATCACCAACCAACCTCACCAACCCTCTCGTCAGGAAGCTGACCTGGGACTTTGTTAGATCGTGACTAGCGAACCCTGAGCCCCACTGGCCACTGAACTTGGTTGGATCAGGGGTCACTGCTCACATTTGTTTGTTCTAAACTCAGGCTAGATTTTAGAAGTTCAGAAAACAGATACCAGAAGGTTACAACTTCAGAAGTTCAGAGAACAGAGACAATTACAAGTTCAGAACAAACAGTGTCTTCTCCTCGCTCAGCCGATCAATCTCCATCACCTTCGATCTTTGGCCACCCGTTTTCGGCTTGTGACTTGACAAACGAGGCTAGGAGCTTGATGTCATCTTCAGATAGCCGGGGGCCGAAGGTGCACTGTCCTCTTGGGGTGCATTTCTCTCCAAAGCCCTGACCAAAATCAAACATGCCACTATTTcagttcatcttcttcttctccaaaacAACTAGTTTGCTAATTGAAGAACGCAAAGATAGCCACTCCAGACGGTTTAACTCACCGGCATCCTCCCTTTCCCGTAGTATGTGATGTTATACAATTCCTCCTCTGTAACGACTCCATTTCTGCAGCAAGTTTGCCTCCTTTGCGTTAGTAACAGTGAGCAATTAAACCGCAGCAGATTCTTCAGTTTGCCATATGGCAGGTTACCTCTCGAGATCCTTCAGGAAAAGAGTGGCTCCCTGGCATGATCAAGCAGCATGTTAAGAACAAACGATGATCAGAACTTATAACAGATTTGTGCTCCACACAAGGATTTCAGCAGCTCACTGGCTGTAGGATGTTTCCTCCCATGTCGTGGCACCCGATGCAGGCCTTCCGGAACAGTGCTGCGCCTTCTGAAACTGGTTGGGCAAATGCTGTCCAAtagggagagaggggggcaaaaCATCGATCAGCCTGAATTCCAACTAGTATGAACGCCTTATGTAATATGCATTACACTAGATTaagtttccttttcctttcttgatTAGGGGAGCAAGTTTCAGTATGCGATAGCTTTGCTGGTATGCCTGCAGACTAAGTACTTACCTTCTTTAGCTAAATTCATAGAGATCATGCCTTTCACCGCTTATTAACATCTCGCATTGAGCCTATATGCGCTACAAGCCCACAACAACCATGCGTGCGTGAGAACCAACTACCAACCAACTGCCAGTCTACCACGGTCCAATCACTTTTTTTAAGATAAAGACCATTGTCCAATAACTAACAATCAAACctcagggtgtgtttggttggttgtatcatttgattcatatatgaaataattcaaaataataatgatccttttgtttgacCAACTCATCCAAGATAAGACCATCctacttaatacattattctactctAGAACCATATGGtccaagcaaattggttgaaccaccccatccagaatcatccatgcatgcatcatttggtgcatgcaaccaaacacaccctcaaATGCCAGGGCAGTACTCCGTAGACTAGTAtgtccaaaattccaactttccAAGAAACCAACAGTACCAGCAACGATTTCACATGTAAATACGCAATGCAGCAAACAcacacaacagcagcagcaacatgaaGGCTTGCGCATCTTGCAACAACAATCAGAGCTTGGAGAAACCTGGAGGGATAGTAGCAGGTAGGCCATAGGGCGCAGCTGCAAGGAGGAGCGCCGCAGCCAAGAgtggcgcggccgcgcgccccgTCACGGCTGCAGCGACGGCGGAAGGGCGCGCTTGCTTCAGGCTGGCGCAGCAGTACGCTGGCGCCGCCCTCACCCGAGGAACGGAGGAAGAAGCGAAGCAGGCGAACTGAGGCGGTAGCTGGGGCCGCGCGGCCGAAGGAAGCCCGTACATCGCGCGCAGCGCGTGCCCGGCGTCCTCCGCCGTCGCAGTGGAAGATACAAGTCGACAAAACGAGGCAAATCTAGGAGCGCCGGAGCGGACGAGGGACGACGAAGCTGCCGATTGCTATGGTTCAAGTGGACGCCACGTGGTAGGCTCTGCAGGGGGCAGGTGGGATCGGACTGGGTTGGGTTGGGCCATGCGTCTAATGTATCTGTCTTCACGACGTTTGGCCCAAATAGCCCAGCAAGCAAGTTTCGGCAAGGTCTCGAAAGTCGAAACAGAACAGAATTATCCACCGACAAAACTGCATGTTAAAGAATCCAGATTTTCAAATTCACAGCATCATTTTGAGTCCTGACTTAATGTTACAACCACAAAAGGATTCCGAATCATGGTTAGCTGCTAGCATTTGAATGGCAGGTAAAAACACTTCAAGTGCGCTCACTGCCGACCCGCCACAGTATATGAACAAGGTGCAAACTCACATGTGAAACCAGAATCTTTAATCAAACTGCAAACTGACATATAAAATCAGAATATTAATCACAATCGATGAATAGAAGGCCTCTCAAACATCATGATTACACTTCTCAAGCAAAACCGCACAAGTATCATtatgctagttttttttttttgggggggggggatatTGCAAAATTGAAAACATCAACTCTGAATTGGTATCAACAACATCCAACAAGAGACATAAGGAAGTGTAGTTGGTTAAAAATATCCAGAGGTCAATTACACTAGACCAAGACGTGTTGAAATACATGTGATAGACTTGTAATCAATAGCGAAGAAAGATTTAAAAGATATAGGCTTATTTAGAAATGAGTAAAATGCATGGTCAGATCTCAAACTTGTGAAGTATCTTGGGGAAAAGTATAACGCGCTATCAGTCGCGCTCGTGCGTGCAGCCTGGCCCGCTTGGCCTGTTTTGGCTTGTCTTGCTGCAGGCTACAACAACACACACTTTCATAGAAAATAGAACTCAGGAAATCAAATTACAGGTAAAAATAATGGTATTCTGTTGGTCCATGAACAGATAAGGCCAATGTAACATCAGCACTTTCATAGAGAAGCAAAAACAACATCTCCATCACAATGTCTCCATAGTTTTAATGGCAGCCTAAGTTTCTAGGCATTCAGAATATCAAAATCCACACAACGAATCTGAAAAAAATTAATGTGCATGTATCTGAAGAAGTGTTTACTAATTAATAGCAATTAAGCAAACTTTGCTTGAAGTTGCTTTACACTACTCTAAATCAACAGCAAGCAAATAGCAACTCATGATCTGTTTCCAAGAATACAACTGGAAACTCATGATCATAGCATGAATTTCGTATCAAAGCCATGCACATACCAAAACACATGTTTTATTAGTTCACTCCTGCTGCATCTATAATGTTGCATCTCTAATGTACAGTTTTGTGCAGAATTGGTTGGGCTTCCAATGTTCCACAACAAAATTACATCCTACAAAATAAGTGAATTACACATAGAACGACATGGTTTGATCATCAAATAAAATAGCTGTACGCCTGTGCCGGATGAGATTGCTCAGAGAGATCAGGGCTCTTGATGTGCCTCGAGGCAGAGGGAGAGGTCGATGCGCGCCCGCTGGCACTGCGTGCGCTTGAGCGCGGTGCCGGCGCTGCCGCAGAGGGTGCGAACGGCCTCGGTCTCGTCGGGGCAGCACGCGGTCACAACGCACTCCGCCAGCGCCCGGTTCAGGTGCCGGCACAGCACCTCCGGCTGCAGCGGCccccgggcggcgcggcggtggcactCGGCGAGCGCCCGCTGCGTCGAGGCGCAGGGCCACGGGACGGGCAGCGCCGCCGAGGCGTCTGGGTCAGGCTCGCGGtcccgtcgcccgccgctgccaccggtCATGGGATTTGGTGGGAGATCGGCGGCGCCGCTCGGTTCCGGCGTGATCTCTTCTTTTCCTCTGGACTCTCCAGAGGTTTCTCCGACAAGTTTCTCAGAGGCCCGATAAAGACGATGGATCGGCGGCCCATAGGAATTTCTCGCAAGCCCAGTTAATGATGGATCGACCCATGAGATTGCTTcggacccccctcaaaaaaaaagagagattgCTTCGGACTGGCAACAGGTCTTGTGATTGTGAGGTCCAAATCCAAGCGTCAGATGGTAAACGACAAATTTCCCCGGTTCATCTGGTCACTTTTTTTCCGTCGATTAGCTTGTGACGTTACCGGCGGCGCTAAAATCGGCCAACACACAAACGCGCTCGAACCTACGGCGCGCGGAGGGGCTCGTTGCACTCCTCTGTAGTCGGCAGGCCACTTAAAACATCCTCAGACGTTGTAGAGACGAAGAAAGAATAGTAGATGGGAATCGAAAAAGTTAGGGTAAAGAGAAAAGgtaaaatagtagattgataatgtttttgatcgattggatatCCTCAATCGACCATAGCCTTTTATATTTATAAGATAGGGAGGTCTTCCCATTTACGAGTTGAAACCCTAACAAATCCTGTATCAAAATACCACTCCTAACTTGGACTATATAGACCAAACCGGTCTGATCGTCCTGGCAAACCGGTCTAGCCGATTTTCCTGGGTACACATCTTTCTGAGGTTGTAACTCTCTCATCCAAACTCCAAATTggacgttctacatatgcattttgatctactcgacgagaGATACATAATGGtaaagtccaatttgcattttgagtaCTTAGTCTGACCGGTTTTTGTGTCTGGTCTGTCCAGATCCTATCAATTTTGGTCGTCAACACATGCctcccattttttttttgcaaagtaTACGTGCCAAAAAATACTCTCTTGGACCAAAATTGTCTAAGAACGATGATGAACAAAACATCAgccatatatattttttttctaagggCAATAACATCCTATCGGCCATATACTTGATTTGCTCAAATCAATGCTGCATTTACCTGCTTCGGCCTCCACTCCTTCCTGATCCGTTTTGGGTTAGCCGGATTCTTTTCAGTTTGTTACTCCTCACTTGTGCATCCTTTGTAATCTTCTTTTTTGAGTGTGGGATAACCTGAGGGACACCACCTTAGTTGTATACACTTAGAATTTTGCTTGTTACTACTCTCACACTGTCCAACAGCAGCATACATTATTTTTTACCAGATTGCTATTGCAAGTGACTGGTCTTTCTAATGCATCATAGTTTGGATATGAAATAGGATATTGAATCATATATGGTTGCATGTACATACTACTATAATCAGCAGGTGAGTAATAGCAAGAATAACACCAAGATCATGGCATAACTGATCCAACAAAAGATTATGGTGTAGTAGCAAAATTATCTTGTTGTTGGCACATACCTTGTTGCGTTTCATGTTTTGGTGGTGCTTTTGCATCTCTAGCACCATTTGGCTGACTCCTTCGCTTCTGAGCAGCCCCCTTCCTTTTGTACTTGGCTAGAAGTTCTTCAAAGCTCAACCTTACTCTATTCTTGGATTTGGAGGCGCCTCCAGGCTTACTGGAGGCACCGGTTAGACCGGCCTAagaaccggtcagaccggttggcgTGCTGTCGGCTTTCTTATTCTTGACTCCTCCCCCCGAGCGTCAAATCCTTTGCTACAACTTGAGGGATTTTCTTCAGTGGCACCTTCTTCTCAGGCCTCTCCTCTACAATGATTACATTCTTCCCTTTAGCTTTTTCAGCTTGATCCAGCCGAAAAAGTACTTTGGGATTTGTTAACTCAAGAGTGTTTATAGGAAAGGGATTTTGATCAATCTGCATTCCGTAAAACTTCAATCGTCCTTCATTGACGACCGATTGTATATGTCTATGGAAAACATTGCAGTCATTAGTAGCATGAGAAAATgaattatgccacttgcaataagCATGCCGCTTTAAATCATCAACTGAGGTATAGTATGAGAACACCTAATCTTTCCAAGCTTCATTAGTTCATCAAAGAGTCTATCACATTTAGACACATCGAAAGTGAATTTCACCTCACCTTGCCAATTTTTCTAGACCGGCTTAAGAGAAACACAACTGCTTGGTGTATCACTTGGTGTCCATACAAATTCAACAACATACACTTCTTTACTCTCATCTTCCGAGGAATCATAATTTAGCATATGCATATTAGGACGATCAGATTTGAGCCGAGTATCTTTACTTTGGCTTTCTTGAGCCAAAGCTCTTTGCAAGACTTGGTTAACATTAGCAAATTCATGACCTTCCAATTTATCTCTAATATGGGATCGCAATCCATTAAAAGCTAATCCAGTAAGATCCTTCTTGGAGATAACAAGACTAT from Setaria italica strain Yugu1 chromosome II, Setaria_italica_v2.0, whole genome shotgun sequence encodes the following:
- the LOC101767793 gene encoding obtusifoliol 14-alpha demethylase is translated as MDMDLPTTTWLAFALFFIVALATKITRRRQQSSGTPTRKRRPPPPVSPGVPLLGDLPALLAKGTLELIRDRYTRLGSVFTVRLLHLKVTFLVGPDVSSHFYQGFDSEISQDEVSQFTIPTFGPGVAFDVDYATRREQFRFFGDAMKPAKLRTYAELMVREVESHFARWGQSGTVDLKQELEHVVTLITSRCLLGAAVREKMFGEVGTLLRELNDGMRLVTILFPHLPIPAHRRRDAARARLGEIFTDIVRSRKRLNEDDGGRPDRPDDMLQCLIDARYKDGRGTTEAEVVGMLVSALFAGQHNSSSAATWTGARLLTHTKHLRAAVEEQARVAALHGAGRADHYAALQEMDTLHRCVKEALRLHPPALMLLRHARRGFAVRDRDGREYEVPEGHAVASPLVIHNRLPEVYEEPDKYDPDRFGPRRAEDRAGGALAYASFGAGRHICVGEAFAYMQIKVIWSHLLRNFELELVSPFPKTDWNVVMPGPKGKVMVSYKRRQLPSAA
- the LOC101767392 gene encoding uncharacterized protein At4g19900, with translation MLPRTHSHPARRRSGLGPQLCAAVAALLLLLSLAVLHSRLSSSSSSTFPTSRSHSTTAADSNSSAALLADEDVDEDVAAALDPLLTVTTTTATDGGGGSVANPDDDRIDELDVLDEDAAGADAADDASASAAAATSLVWDHVAGAARLPFRLPAAGESLSAGLPRLDSPRRIAAAAFGSDDELVDLELRVEISSIAGIEDALLLKPASAKSAETRLRAGWARWLEGKADYLRRDRMLRSNLESLNPRNHPLLQDPDSPGLTSLTRGDRMVQRMLLAELDKPASKNFERRRLQSYENKQGMRATVKEKQQKGRRWGYFPGIDPHLGFSEFMERFFELGKCSMRVFMVWNSPQWAYGVRHQRGLESLLKQHLEACVVMLSETLELESFREFVKEGYKVAVAVPDLDELLESTPTHEFASVWYEWRQTKYYPLHYSELVRLAALYKYGGIYLDSDVIVLKPLTSLRNTIGAANHVPGNSSYSGAVLAFEKHSPLLEECLKEFYSTYDDTLLQWNGAELMTRVISNLSSKADENMGHLDTKLEPSATFYPISSTNIMRYFSEPDNMVEKAHHDAIFSRIVNDSTTFHFWNGITSTLVPESNSLVEKILNRYCLHCLDVL
- the LOC101766993 gene encoding cytochrome c6, chloroplastic gives rise to the protein MYGLPSAARPQLPPQFACFASSSVPRVRAAPAYCCASLKQARPSAVAAAVTGRAAAPLLAAALLLAAAPYGLPATIPPAFAQPVSEGAALFRKACIGCHDMGGNILQPGATLFLKDLERNGVVTEEELYNITYYGKGRMPGFGEKCTPRGQCTFGPRLSEDDIKLLASFVKSQAENGWPKIEGDGD
- the LOC101768202 gene encoding uncharacterized protein LOC101768202; protein product: MTGGSGGRRDREPDPDASAALPVPWPCASTQRALAECHRRAARGPLQPEVLCRHLNRALAECVVTACCPDETEAVRTLCGSAGTALKRTQCQRARIDLSLCLEAHQEP